The Phaeodactylum tricornutum CCAP 1055/1 chromosome 2, whole genome shotgun sequence DNA window TTCGGCACTGTGCAACGATTCCGCAAGCGAAGTAGATATTTACACATATCATAGAGGAAGAGAAGGTTTTGAAATGCGTGTTGAGGAAACTGGGGAACTCATGTGTGATATGGAACCGACGGACACGAACTATACCTGGGACGAGCCAAAATTGGTAGCCCATGTGACTATTTCGTTTGCAGTGGAGGATGCCTTCGATGATCTAAACAGTGTCCAATTGGGCAACGAGATTGGTGACCAAAGATATTTTCGCGAAAAAATATCTTGGGACTTAACGGATCCAGAAACTCCGACACCACTGGCATTTGCAACGGAAGTAGCAGAGAACTTTGGATTGAGTTTTGGGCAAACACTTGACTTGGAAAACTCGATACAACGGCAGTTGCACTCTTTTGTGAAAGAAAATTGCAGCTACGCGATACCTACAGCTACAAAGGAAACGTTTGGACAAGTTCGAGAGGCGACTTCCTCCGCGACGATTCCAACTTTGTACGGACAAGTAAATGGATTTCGAAGTGGTGGTCTACGTCTCCGAGGGGTACACAAAGCAAGGCCACCTTTACGAACATCCTCTATAATTGGCAGAGGTTCGACTTTAGTTTTCAATGAAAAGGGGGGTGTAGGGAAGTGTCCCACCAGAGACCGTGCATCCGAGACAAAAGTGGAACAGATCTATGTGGACGAAGTCCGGCAGCGACTGCGTCAATATTTGGAACGTCAAGTGCGCGAGCAATCATCTAAACAAACGGACGACGCCGCAACAGTTACCAACAAGACTTATGAAGGACAGAGTGTTTTACTGGGTGAAAGTATATGTCACCTGTGCGATGAAGAAAAACCCGAATGTGTGAGGTTTGCCTGTGGAGTCAATGGTCATTCGTACTGTGCGCATCACTTCGAAGAAAACATGCCGTTTCCAATCAGTGAATGGATGGAACTTAAACAAGTTTACTGTCCAATTTGCTCCTTGACTTGCACGTGTTCGATCTGCAAGCAGACTGTTGCCTCCGTCGCGGCCGAGCTGAAACAACGGACGCTCGACCAAGATCTCTCAGTCGATATGACTGTATTTGATGACATTTTACAGGTTGTTGAAGAATCATGCCTTGACGTTAAATCAAGGCTGCAACGCAAAATTCGTGGTCGAGTCAATGGGCGACGCCCGAAAGTTGGCAAAATCCCACTTTCCGATTTTCCCAGGGAAGTGTGCAACGGAGTCGACTTAGATCCAGGGTCTATGTTAGACTATCGGACTGTATATACTCCAAATGGCTTTTTCCTGATCGACCAGGTCACAAGtgtcgacgactttggtgAGATTATGCCCAAGGAAAATGTGGCCACTTCGGCTGCTTCGTTGATCGAGGACGGTAGCGTAGATTACTGCAATGTATGTCGGAATCACGGAAATTTACTTTGTTGCGACTACTGCCCTCGTGCGTTTCACTCCGAATGTATACACGTCAAAGATGAAGAGCTCGACTCAGAAGCTCCATGGGAATGCCCGGTTTGTctgaaagagaagaaaggTTTGCCCAGTGACAAGATATCTGGTTCTAAGTCGTTAGCCCTCATTTGCGCAGCTTATGACGATTTGGGTTGCAATGTTGGAGGCAAAAGTATCGAAAACTTGCGGACTCTAAGTATTGTACACGAAATGGTGATCCAGCTCATCGATTATGACTTCGGGTTTATCTTTGGACAACCCGTTGACTCTATCGCAGTACCTACCTATTGCGATATTGTTGAGAACCCCATTGATTTGGGAACCATTGCATCCCGCCTCATCAACGGAAGTTACAAGGGACGACTTGGCGAAAGAAAGGGGTCTCTGGAAGACACAGTACTGGCGGTTTTGAAAGACATTGAGCTCGTTTGGCACAACTGCTTTATTTTTAACTGTGAAGGGAGTGCAGTATACCGAATGGCCGAGGTTCAACGTCGGCGATCGCATAACATTCGCCGCGAAAGCTTTAGCAACAAGTTGACAGACTATGTTAGGACGGAATTGGAGAATTTCATTCTTTCTTGTAAACGCCATCGCTTGATCAATGCGAAGGGGAAGCCAGCGAGAAACAAAATTTCTTCCAGTGAGCAAGGGCGACATAAAATCTCAGTCGCTGGGCGAAGCAGCAACGGGCGTCTCATTGCCGTCCTCGATCCGGATACCGGGCAAGTAGTCAAGATCTATTCTACCGAGCAGGCAGCTATATTGGCAGTTCAACTCTttttgaaaatgaaacaTGCACATGAGTGGGATGATTTATGCAACGACGTGAGTCAGCGTGTACGAAACATTATTAAGAGGAGTTCCAATGAGCCGAATGCCCTCCTTTTTGGGTATCGATGGTTATACTTTGACGAGCTtaaagaaaacaaagttaCTTTGGGAGAAATAAGCGCCTGTGAACTTCCTGTGAAAGCAAGGCCAACACCGTTGGACGACCCCATTTTGAAGCTAAATCAGCAAACAGCTCCTCTGGACATTATCGAGTTGAGATACAAATCGCACTCTTTCACATTTCTCTCAGTTGAGCAGGCTCTGTCCCATGTCGGCGGTACTTTCCCGCCACCAGACAGTCTACGAGAAAGGTTTGTTAAGCTGTATCCTGGAGAAAAGTTTGTTGACGACAGCGGAGGAACGTGGCATCGCCTACTGATAAGGAAGGGGTTCAACCAGAATCCGCAGGAGATGGTTAGCGACCACGTTTTTCTTCCGCAGAGTGTTGCTTTTATCAAAGTTGATCTTGCTTCAGGAAGAACCTTAGTTGGGTTCCATTCTATTGCCTCTGCGTACGAGGACTGGTTACTGACCATCGAGCATTCTCCTGTCGTACAAGCAAAAGAGGATAAGACGTTAAAATCGTTCGCAAGTTCTTTTATAAATGGCGATCGGCACGTTGCTGGTctcgtttggaaaagacgaaaaaatctTGTCGACAGGAATGTTAAGATAGACCTAAGCGGCTTTTCGAAATCAGAGAACGATGACCCCACCGAAGACTCTAAACCATCGACTGAAAATCCTTTGGAGGTTTCAAAGAAAACCAACGGCGGCCAAATACTTGACAATATCGGAATAGAGCTCTTTTCCGGTCACAGTCTGTCACCCATTGTGTCTCAAAACGAGGACAAGGCCAAGCCATCACCTTTGAAGGCAGACGTAGACACCACTAACTCCACAAACGACTAACGAAGGCAATGACCGTGTCCACTTCAATCGTTTTGATGTATCTCTGGACGTTGCCTAGTGTGGTTAGCTGTAAGTGTTAATCACGAAACAGGTTTCAACCGAACGTTGTCTACTAGAGTGTTGCTAAGTAGCTGAAGTGTAAATCATGGATTAGGTTCCCAACTCGTTGGTGgatggggggggggggagaCTCGAACAAGATAGGTAGTAACTAACGCTCTCGGTAACATAAGATATCTTCttttttgacagtgagaaagGTCGTGAGTCACGAGTACTGACATCGGACCATGGAGGATTCCAGCGtattggttgactgtgatcacTCAAAGTGACGTGGCAGCGTCCTCGCTAGTCTGCCATCAGTCCGGCAACGGAGTCGTAATCTGTTTCAATCTCCAAGAATTGCGGTCAatttttgacagtgaagtgaCGAGAAGTAATTTGGAAAGGCACAAACTCTGCAGTTCAGGAAAGTGGAAACCAGAATAACTATAAACAAAGTTTGCGTATGTCCACTGTATGCGTCCTTGATCCCATCATACCTCGGACATCATCGTTGCGCAATCTCATGCTTGCTGAGTTCCAATATCATGACCAAAAATAAGGACGATGAAAAGGAAACGCTGACCTTTCTAGGGGAAATCGACCACAAAATACGCCAATCTTTGCAACTCGAGCTCGACTCATTTGTCGTCCAACATGCGACCGCTCATCGTCCGGTGGCCTTGGTCACTTCTGGAGGTACGGCTGCCGACCTAGAAAATCAGTCGGTTCGCTGCATAGACAATTTTTCCACCGGATTACGTGGTGCCATTGCCGTTGAACAGCTCCTTCAAAGGGGCTATGCGGTCGTGCATTTATCACGGAAAGGAAGTGCAGAGCCCTTTGCTCGAGCTTTGAGTCAATACTTGGGACTTCAACAGGCAAATCATGGACTGGACGTACAAAGTTTGGGGCGACTTTTTGCTTCTGGCGACACAGATGTTGAAGATGAGTTGGTGAAAGCGGTTCTAGAACAGGAGCAAGATCCGTTTTTAACGAAtccatcttcttccgcagcgGTCCGTCGATCAAAAGCCTCTGAAAATGATGGCGTTCGTTTAAATCGTGCCTTACTGCATTCGAAAGCTGTTCGTAATGCTGTTTTCGAACAAAGAGCAGCAATGGTCGATGGCCGCTTATTGAGCATTTCTTTCCGAACAGTTGAGGATTACTTGGGGAGGCTTCAACTCTGCGCCGAGAGCTTGCGGGACGCGCAATCGCTCGTTATGATTTTTTTGGCAGCTGCTGTTAGTGATTTTTATGTTCCTGCGGAAGGTCGCGTAGAGCACAAGATCCAAAGCGACGGCGAGGATTTGGTGCTGACGCTCAAGCCGGTACCCAAGGTTATTGAAGAGCTACGGCAAAAATGGTGCCCTGACGCCTTTGTGGTTACATTCAAGCTGGAGACGGACACAAAAATattgaaagaaaaggcagCGCGCGCGGTAGAACGCTACGGTTGTCACATGGTGATCGGCAATCTATTAAAGTCTCGTCACAACAAAGTGTGGATCTTATCTCCGCCAGAACAGCGTGAGAAACATCCGACCTGCTCCAGCGACTGGAATTTTGACGAGATAGTCAAGCCTTCCTCGGACACGGATTCATTAGAGACGGCGTTAATGGAAGTCGTCATCCAGTCTCATTTTGAATTTATCTCGTTGCATTTTCAGAGAAATTTAGCAGGGGTTCAGGCAGCACAAGACGTCCACACTTCGTTGGCCAATAAAAAGCGTGTCGTCCAACGACAGCTTTTTCGGAACCATGCGAGGAATGTTGGTATACAGTGCATCGCCAGCGCTCTTGCCTTTTTTTTCAGTTACCAGATCAATTCACAGCTGCAACGGCGCATTCAGAGTAGAAGGTAAAGTGCCTTTTTTTCTCCACCGGACTAATACACATTTTTTACTCCACGCGAACAGCTGcactactagctagagagcCACTTGTTAGAGACCGAGGTTACATACTTCTTGTGTGTGTTGCAACTCACAAACTTATCGCTCCGAGAATTTAAAATTTTAAGTTCTTTTCTGCATATGACTTTTTTGCGAAAGCGTACAACTGTCCGTGATACCAATATCAATCTCGCTGTACGAGAGTGATCAACAGGGGCTCCTGAAATTTGGTTTCCCGGAAACGTTGAGAGAACAATCCCATCTTTCATCTATCGCTTGTCTGGATGTGGATATCAGCTGCAGACTCGTCGTATAGTAGTGAATCTATCTAGACACAAGTTGTATGCAAGAGTAATGATCAGGCAATAATGATATCGGATGATTTTACGGTTTCGTTTAATGCACGGGATTCTATTCTCTATGCTCTGTCGATTGGGTTCGGCTCCTCCTTGGAGCGATACGATGAAGATCGGCGCTACGTATACGAAGAAGATATCAACTTTGCAGTCGTTCCAACATTCGCGATCACCTTTACTTTTTGGGCCAATCAATATCGGAGATCAATTGGTGACATTCCGCCATTTCCTCCGCCTCTCATGAGTTCTGCTGGTGTTTTACCCCAAGGATGCCTTCGAAATGGCGCATCAATAGATGATTTACCGATCATTCAAACCGAAATTTCTGTCGTTTTCCAGAACGCGCTTCCTGTCCCAAAAAGTGGTCAAACAGAACCGATGCGAGTAAGCCAGTCCTTTGTGTCCGTGTCTCCGAAGTCCATCGGCACTTTCGTGACCACAGAAACCAAAATTACGAATAATTGCCACACTCTCTGCACCATTACGTCCACGGCTCTCGTTTTGGGCGTACCAAGTAGTCATGTTAACCCCATGCAACCCACGGACATGATTCGGGAGGAACAACACCCGTCAAAAGATGCTCTCCACGAGCTTTTGGTCGAATGGGATTATACTGTGCCTCCCAATCAAACACTTCTATATCGGCAGACCAGTGGTGATTCCAATGAAATTCACGTCAATCCGGATGCTCTGCCAGCCACACTAGAGAAGCAAGCTAGTAAAATTCGCGTAGATCCTGATTCGCAACCTGACGTACAGAAAGAACAAGACCGTGACGATTCTAGTAGGCGAAAACTTCGTTTACATGGGCTCAGCACTCTAGGAATCGCAGTACGAGCTTTGATACACTATACAGAAGACAACTACCCAGGTTCATCGCTTCAAGCTGTCAAGGCATGTTTCACATATCCTGCGTTCGTGAATGACCGTATCACTGTAAAAATTTCGGGAGCCAAGAACGATTCatccttacagttaggcaAGAGTGTATTTACTTTTCTAGTACTGAACAAGACAAGCGGTAAAGTCTTATTGAAAAACGGTTATGCTGAGTTTGCCTGGAACCGTTCAACCTTACAGCAGCAATCAAGGCTGTAAGCCTGAGCAATTTATACCCTAAAGCCCAGTTCGTGATTGTTGCTTTTCATGTGTGTCGATTTTCTGTTCATGGTTTGCTTCCAGATCCGTTGACC harbors:
- a CDS encoding predicted protein; the encoded protein is MTATSDSESAIQAVTKDGTRQSEGEATKTAYMESTINLALLDPPRWGWTVAGGIADVLPPHERARRKSSKRAFLQMKRKRSRNEASAGTSSFAKKQAIDGAEDTGRSSKQIISTVISASSSSPRHESMDALTAKGEEAASKFTTFPAESLIATTKEILYGQEEKQNVDKGTTAEQTHASVDTINETMIPRRFSALCNDSASEVDIYTYHRGREGFEMRVEETGELMCDMEPTDTNYTWDEPKLVAHVTISFAVEDAFDDLNSVQLGNEIGDQRYFREKISWDLTDPETPTPLAFATEVAENFGLSFGQTLDLENSIQRQLHSFVKENCSYAIPTATKETFGQVREATSSATIPTLYGQVNGFRSGGLRLRGVHKARPPLRTSSIIGRGSTLVFNEKGGVGKCPTRDRASETKVEQIYVDEVRQRLRQYLERQVREQSSKQTDDAATVTNKTYEGQSVLLGESICHLCDEEKPECVRFACGVNGHSYCAHHFEENMPFPISEWMELKQVYCPICSLTCTCSICKQTVASVAAELKQRTLDQDLSVDMTVFDDILQVVEESCLDVKSRLQRKIRGRVNGRRPKVGKIPLSDFPREVCNGVDLDPGSMLDYRTVYTPNGFFLIDQVTSVDDFGEIMPKENVATSAASLIEDGSVDYCNVCRNHGNLLCCDYCPRAFHSECIHVKDEELDSEAPWECPVCLKEKKGLPSDKISGSKSLALICAAYDDLGCNVGGKSIENLRTLSIVHEMVIQLIDYDFGFIFGQPVDSIAVPTYCDIVENPIDLGTIASRLINGSYKGRLGERKGSLEDTVLAVLKDIELVWHNCFIFNCEGSAVYRMAEVQRRRSHNIRRESFSNKLTDYVRTELENFILSCKRHRLINAKGKPARNKISSSEQGRHKISVAGRSSNGRLIAVLDPDTGQVVKIYSTEQAAILAVQLFLKMKHAHEWDDLCNDVSQRVRNIIKRSSNEPNALLFGYRWLYFDELKENKVTLGEISACELPVKARPTPLDDPILKLNQQTAPLDIIELRYKSHSFTFLSVEQALSHVGGTFPPPDSLRERFVKLYPGEKFVDDSGGTWHRLLIRKGFNQNPQEMVSDHVFLPQSVAFIKVDLASGRTLVGFHSIASAYEDWLLTIEHSPVVQAKEDKTLKSFASSFINGDRHVAGLVWKRRKNLVDRNVKIDLSGFSKSENDDPTEDSKPSTENPLEVSKKTNGGQILDNIGIELFSGHSLSPIVSQNEDKAKPSPLKADVDTTNSTND
- a CDS encoding predicted protein; this encodes RPVALVTSGGTAADLENQSVRCIDNFSTGLRGAIAVEQLLQRGYAVVHLSRKGSAEPFARALSQYLGLQQANHGLDVQTMVDGRLLSISFRTVEDYLGRLQLCAESLRDAQSLVMIFLAAAVSDFYVPAEGRVEHKIQSDGEDLVLTLKPVPKVIEELRQKWCPDAFVVTFKLETDTKILKEKAARAVERYGCHMVIGNLLKSRHNKVWILS
- a CDS encoding predicted protein, which codes for MISDDFTVSFNARDSILYALSIGFGSSLERYDEDRRYVYEEDINFAVVPTFAITFTFWANQYRRSIGDIPPFPPPLMSSAGVLPQGCLRNGASIDDLPIIQTEISVVFQNALPVPKSGQTEPMRVSQSFVSVSPKSIGTFVTTETKITNNCHTLCTITSTALVLGVPSSHVNPMQPTDMIREEQHPSKDALHELLVEWDYTVPPNQTLLYRQTSGDSNEIHVNPDALPATLEKQASKIRVDPDSQPDVQKEQDRDDSSRRKLRLHGLSTLGIAVRALIHYTEDNYPGSSLQAVKACFTYPAFVNDRITVKISGAKNDSSLQLGKSVFTFLVLNKTSGKVLLKNGYAEFAWNRSTLQQQSRL